In a single window of the Luteibacter rhizovicinus DSM 16549 genome:
- a CDS encoding LysR family transcriptional regulator yields MDITRIDLNLLASLDVLLDEANVTRAARRLKLSQPALSAQLARLRELFGDPLLLPAEGGRGMTLTARAVGLRDPLRGALRDLDRVVTHAPDFDPAQSSRAFQIAMSDNGVAILGVDLVAWVAAHVGPGIRVAFRPVDPARIGTLMVNGDVDLLISIKSLIPPAMKARVLLEDRYLMAQRKGHPRGATPPDLDTYCALRHVLVSLDGGGFHGFMDDYLQKVGRRRQVAVSVPQYHLMPDILEATDYVGVMPSRLVQRFAGRLDAFELPVPTHDISLYASWHPRMQTDAGHRWLRERVAALAGKSSA; encoded by the coding sequence ATGGATATCACCCGGATCGACCTGAACCTCCTCGCCTCACTGGACGTGCTGCTCGACGAAGCCAACGTCACGCGGGCGGCTCGCCGCCTCAAGCTCAGCCAGCCTGCGCTGTCCGCCCAGCTCGCACGCCTTCGCGAGCTGTTCGGCGATCCGTTGCTGCTGCCGGCGGAAGGCGGGCGCGGCATGACCCTGACGGCCCGCGCCGTCGGCCTGCGCGATCCGCTGCGGGGCGCACTCCGCGACCTCGATCGCGTGGTCACCCACGCGCCCGACTTCGATCCCGCGCAGAGCAGCCGCGCCTTCCAGATCGCGATGAGCGACAACGGCGTGGCGATTCTCGGTGTCGACCTGGTGGCGTGGGTCGCCGCGCACGTCGGACCCGGCATCCGCGTCGCGTTCCGGCCGGTGGATCCCGCGCGGATCGGCACGCTGATGGTCAACGGCGATGTGGACCTGCTCATCAGCATCAAGAGTCTGATCCCGCCAGCGATGAAGGCCCGTGTGCTGCTGGAGGACCGATATCTCATGGCCCAGCGCAAGGGCCACCCGCGCGGTGCGACGCCGCCGGACCTGGACACCTATTGCGCCTTGCGCCACGTCCTCGTCTCGCTGGACGGCGGTGGCTTCCACGGCTTCATGGACGACTATCTTCAGAAGGTCGGTCGCCGTCGCCAGGTGGCTGTGTCCGTGCCGCAATATCACCTGATGCCCGACATCCTCGAGGCGACCGACTATGTCGGGGTCATGCCGTCGCGGCTCGTCCAGCGTTTCGCCGGGCGACTGGATGCCTTCGAGCTCCCTGTCCCCACGCACGATATTTCCCTCTACGCCTCGTGGCATCCACGCATGCAGACCGATGCAGGCCATCGGTGGTTGCGCGAGCGCGTCGCTGCCCTTGCCGGGAAGTCGTCCGCCTAG
- a CDS encoding TIGR02117 family protein produces the protein MLRQYPSDRPTTRPSIARRIIWTIAGVLILAPLVYMASAIVLGAIPVNRDWRPAGDGVTVWLTTNGVHAGLAMPARHPLMDWTTLFPPVHNAQRSEADADEYVTVGWGDRTFFLDVPRWRDLTTSTALKAITGRDSAAMHVEYGPAPTNDATAVRLVVTPEAYARLVAYVRRSVATDEAGASVWIPGHRYDVNDAFYEANGRYSLFVTCNQWTRDALAESGVRAPVWSPFDTALFWQLRDQATH, from the coding sequence ATGCTCAGGCAGTATCCATCTGACCGGCCCACGACACGACCCTCGATTGCCCGTCGCATCATCTGGACGATCGCGGGCGTACTGATTCTCGCGCCGCTCGTCTACATGGCCTCCGCGATCGTCCTCGGCGCCATTCCGGTCAATCGCGACTGGCGGCCTGCCGGCGATGGCGTCACCGTATGGCTCACGACCAATGGCGTGCACGCCGGACTGGCGATGCCGGCCCGGCATCCGCTGATGGACTGGACCACGCTGTTTCCGCCGGTGCACAACGCGCAGCGGAGCGAGGCGGATGCCGATGAATACGTCACCGTGGGCTGGGGCGACCGCACCTTCTTCCTCGACGTGCCCCGCTGGCGCGATCTCACGACATCGACCGCGCTCAAGGCGATCACCGGCCGCGATAGCGCCGCGATGCATGTGGAGTACGGTCCCGCACCGACGAACGATGCCACGGCGGTGAGGCTGGTCGTGACGCCCGAGGCCTATGCACGACTTGTCGCGTATGTGCGTCGCAGCGTCGCCACTGACGAGGCGGGCGCGTCGGTGTGGATCCCGGGCCACCGCTATGACGTGAACGATGCCTTCTACGAAGCCAACGGCCGCTACAGCCTGTTCGTCACATGTAACCAGTGGACACGCGACGCCCTCGCGGAAAGCGGTGTGCGTGCGCCGGTCTGGTCGCCGTTCGACACGGCGCTGTTCTGGCAGCTACGCGACCAGGCCACCCACTAG